CCCGGCGCTTGCCCGCCTCAGGCGGGGTCCGACCCTACCTTGCAGGATATGCTTTACCCCTCCGCACCCTCCCGGCAAAACCGGCACTCGTGCCTGCGCCGCTGACTTTCGACGCCCCCGAGATCCACTCCGCCATCGAGCGGATCACCACCGCCATTCGCGAACGCCACGGAGAAAAACCGCCGCTCGCCCTCATCGGCATCGCCAACGGAGGCAGCGAGCTCGCCCGCCGCCTCCATGCCGCCCTCGGCATCACCGAGCGCCTCGGCGAGATCGATATCTCGTTCTACCGCGACGACATCGGCCGCAATCCCATCCCCAAGGAATCGCGCCCCACCATCATCCCCTTCGATGTGCACGGGAAGGACATCCTGCTCGTCGACGACGTGCTGCACTCCGGCCGCACCCTCAACGCCGCCCTTAACGAACTCTTCGACCACGGCCGCCCCGCCTCCGTCGAACTCGCCATCCTCGTCGATCGCGGCGGCCGCAAGCTGCCCTTCGCCGCCAACTACACCGGCATCACGGTCGAAACCACCGGCGCGCAAAAAGTCACCGTCGACCTCGCCCCTGAAGACCCGACCCAGGACCGCATCACCATCGCTCCCGCCAAAGCCTGATCCCGCATCCCGCATCCCGTATCCCGCATCGCGCATCCCGTATCCTCTTCTCCATGTCCTGGAACCGCCGCCACCTCCTGACCCTCGAAGAGCTCTCCCTCGACGAGCTCAATCAAATCCACAGCACCGCCACCGCGTTTAAAAAAATCCTGACGCGCAGCGTGAAGAAAGTCCCCGCCCTGCGCGGCAAGACCATCGTCAATCTCTTCCTCGAACCGAGCACGCGCACCCGCATGGCCTTCGACATGGCCGCCAAGCGACTCTCGGCCGACGTCATCTCCCTCGACGCCAAAACCTCCTCCACCACCAAGGGCGAATCCCTCCGCGACACCGCCCAAAACATCGAGGCGCTCCAGGCCGACATGATCGTGGTGCGCCACTCCGCCCCCGGCTCCCCTCTCTACCTGTCCAAGATCCTCGGCATCCCCGTGATCAACGCCGGTGACGGCGCCCACGAGCACCCCACCCAGGGCCTGCTCGACACCTTCACCATGCGCGAACGCATCGGCGACCTGAAGGGCCGCCGCGTCGTCATCCTCGGCGACATCCTCTACAGCCGCGTCGCCCGCTCCAACATCCAGGCCCTTATCAAATTTGGCGCCGACGTCACCCTCTGCGGCCCCTCCACCCTCGTGCCCCACCGCTTTGAGTCCTTTGGCGTGAAAGTTTCGCACAACCTGCGCGAGGCCCTCCACGACGCCGAGGTTGTCATGCTGCTCCGGATACAGCACGAGCGTCAGAACGCCGGCATGTTCCCCTCCATCGGCGAATACACCTCCATGTTTGGTCTCAATCAGGAACGCGCCGCCTGGCTGCACCCCGACGCCATCATCATGCACCCGGGCCCCATCAACCGCGGCGTCGAGATCGACAGCGAACTCGCCGACGGTCCCCGCAGTGTGATCCTCGACCAGGTCACCAACGGCATCGCCGTGCGCATGGCCGTCCTCTACCTCTGCTCCGGCGGCCAACCCGAATACGTCACCAGCAGCGCCGCCTGAGGGCTGGCGCCAAGTTCCAATCAAGCAGTGACCAAGTAACAAGAGCCCGCCTGCCTCTCGCTCCTCCTGCCACTTGTCCACCTGATACCTTTTCAGCTTCTCAGCTTTTCACCCTTCACTCTTCTCCATTCCCCATTCTCTGATGCCCAGCCTCTGGATCAAAAACGCCCGCGTCATCGACCCGGCCAACAAGCGTGACGCCGTCGGTGAGCTCTTCGTCAAGAACGGCCTCATCGTCGACAGCCTCTCCGCCGCCGAAAAGAAGAAGGCCAAGGTCATCGACGCCGACGGTCTCGTGGCCTGCCCCGGCCTCGTCGACATTCACGTCCACTTCCGCGAGCCGGGTCAGACCCACAAGGAAAACATCGCCACCGGCTCCCACTGCGCCGCCGCCGGCGGTTTCACCACCGTGGTCTGCATGCCCAACACCTCGCCTCCCGCGAGCAACACCGGCACCATCCAGTTTAT
This portion of the Actomonas aquatica genome encodes:
- the pyrR gene encoding bifunctional pyr operon transcriptional regulator/uracil phosphoribosyltransferase PyrR — its product is MPAPLTFDAPEIHSAIERITTAIRERHGEKPPLALIGIANGGSELARRLHAALGITERLGEIDISFYRDDIGRNPIPKESRPTIIPFDVHGKDILLVDDVLHSGRTLNAALNELFDHGRPASVELAILVDRGGRKLPFAANYTGITVETTGAQKVTVDLAPEDPTQDRITIAPAKA
- a CDS encoding aspartate carbamoyltransferase catalytic subunit → MSWNRRHLLTLEELSLDELNQIHSTATAFKKILTRSVKKVPALRGKTIVNLFLEPSTRTRMAFDMAAKRLSADVISLDAKTSSTTKGESLRDTAQNIEALQADMIVVRHSAPGSPLYLSKILGIPVINAGDGAHEHPTQGLLDTFTMRERIGDLKGRRVVILGDILYSRVARSNIQALIKFGADVTLCGPSTLVPHRFESFGVKVSHNLREALHDAEVVMLLRIQHERQNAGMFPSIGEYTSMFGLNQERAAWLHPDAIIMHPGPINRGVEIDSELADGPRSVILDQVTNGIAVRMAVLYLCSGGQPEYVTSSAA